From Ptychodera flava strain L36383 chromosome 2, AS_Pfla_20210202, whole genome shotgun sequence, the proteins below share one genomic window:
- the LOC139115473 gene encoding uncharacterized protein, with amino-acid sequence MDSFCEICVKNFPTHRHLVRHLLSVTHQRQLELTALDDVPSPTSSNTLSQKSLSPDICTDSEIYSSSVINLTPQEDDYVEERDINQEGCSRDQCDELKEQLGGHSKTRLKLNLLCCFMDPIHLVKVYRSMCGTY; translated from the exons ATGGATTCTTTCTGTGAAATTTGCGTGAAGAATTTCCCTACCCACAGACATCTAGTCAGACATCTTTTAAGTGTCACTCATCAGAGGCAACTGGAATTGACTGCATTGGATGATGTACCGTCACCTACCAGCTCTAATACTCTTTCCCAGAAGTCATTATCTCCAGATATTTGCACCGATAGCGAGATTTATTCTAGCAGTGTGATAAATCTG ACTCCTCAAGAGGATGACTATGTTGAAGAGAGAGACATAAACCAAGAAGGATGCTCAAGAGATCAATGTG ATGAATTGAAAGAACAGCTTGGTGGCCATTCAAAAACGAGGCTGAAGCTGAACTTGCTTTGTTGCTTCATGGACCCCATCCACTT GGTGAAAGTTTACAGAAGTATGTGTGGTACTTACTGA
- the LOC139115459 gene encoding uncharacterized protein: MLNEMKENQERMEERLRRIEKTTKKDYVEDFKLTKEDPEYVHLMGALGKEYVHSTLRDISRQKIQRIIQSIMPAAAASLSKMQYLTSLCLRKLGDWRQEEIRKLLGEAGRTKYLKMTTKKLTKNLCAQKFVKADRNAEIEIALLRKFVREESPRHHGFFSSYSLWRARLAASVTDLERFFQFDVNFDYSL, translated from the exons atgttaaatgaaatgaaagaaaatcaagaGCGGATGGAAGAAAGACTAAGAAGAATCgaaaaaacgacaaaaaaagACTACGTTGAAGACTTTAAATTGACTAAAGAAGATCCAGAATAC GTTCATCTCATGGGAGCTCTGGGAAAAGAGTATGTGCATAGTACATTGAGGGATATTTCTAGACAAAAAATACAG AGAATTATTCAGAGCATTATGCCTGCAGCAGCTGCATCATTGTCAAAGATGCAATATTTGACAAGCCTATGCCTCAGAAAATTGGGAGATTGGAGACAGGAAGAAATCAGAAAA CTTCTTGGGGAAGCAGGACGCACCAAGTATCTGAAGATGACAACAAAAAAACTAACAAAGAACTTGTGTgcacaaaaatttgtaaaagcaGACAGAAATGCTGAAATTGAGATTGCATTATTG CGCAAGTTCGTCAGAGAGGAAAGCCCACGCCACCACGGGTTTTTCAGTTCATATAGCCTTTGGAGAGCGCGTCTGGCCGCCAGTGTTACTGACCTGGAAAGGTTCTTCCAGTTTGATGTTAATTTTGATTATAGTTTGTAA